The window CATAGAACTATGCCCGATATAATGCATAATTCCCGTTCCTTCCTGCAGGGCATTCACAATCTGAGTATGGGTCGTACTGATATCATCTGAAGAACTCACAGACAAACGCTTAACAGCTGTTTTACCAGCAACCAAGGCCTCGACCTTTTCTGCGCTGGCCTGGAAATCGCCTCCTCTATCAGAGCGATCATTAATCAGCGTAGTTGTCAAAGCTCCGCTATTCTCAAATTGTTCGTAGGTTATCAGTTTATCAATATAGTTGTCAAGTTCGACTGTATTGACGGTCGGGATCCTTCCAAGAGCAAACTCAGGTATTCCATCATTTCCAACAACATCTGCAAAAACATTGTCACTGGGGAAATAACCATCCTCTGTACGAACCTGGAGACTTGGTACCGTGGGATATCCATAGCCAAGGTAATTTTTATAGTCATATGAACCATCGCCAATCAACACGACATAACGTGGAGCAACAGTCCAGTTTTCATACGCATAGGCAAGGAAATCGCGCAATACTTCTGGAGCAGCCAAACTTGCACTGAATTCATCCTGAATATCCTCAATATCCACCACCATTGGGGTCAGACCTTGCGTTGCCCGATAATCCGCAAGACGTTGTGCAGAATCGAGCAGATGTGATGAAGTGATGATCAGGTAATCTGCCTGATTGCCTGTATTGCGCAGGTCAGATGAACTATCAACAGTCAGAGTGCCAGAGACCGACTCACCCAGATTCTCGGTCAGAAAATAGGAGTGACCTGGCTCCGTCAGCACAGTAATCGTATAATCACCAGCTTCATCCTTGCCAGGAAGGGTCCTGACTCGTTTCGGTGCGTTTGGATCTGTTATGTCAAGAACCAGTACATTACTCTTTGTCAATCCAGAGACAGTAATGGAATCATTCTGTTCGGCGTTGAAGAACAGTTCTCCGTTGATAGCCTCGTAGCTCCGACCATAGTCTATCTCGAACGATTCAATATAAATAAAGGAGTAGGAAACACCGCTATTCAGCTGAGCAATAAGCTGGATTTCATTATCGCCATCCTGTAATTCCATCGCATCGACTTCAGCCTGGAAGCGATAATCACCTTTTTCAGACCATTCAGCCACCCCGATCTCACTGCCGTTCAGCAGCACGCGAACACTGTACGGTGCCAACTCATCGGAGTTACCACTCATAATACCAACCAGATTCACGGTAACTGTTGCTTTCCCTAAGCCGGTAGCCCTTGGTGTTGCAACAGTATGTGTAAATGTATCTTTAGAACCAGGAGCATACAGATAATCCCAGGCCCAGAAATCACTCACAGGTTTATTGATATACATCTGAAATGGATACTGATTTTCCTCAAACTGCTTATGGCTAACAAAAGACTGTGCATGATTTACACTCGTCTTTGCCCTTTTTGCGGTATTCTTCACCTTTGCTCCAGGGGCACCCAATTGCAGTAAGTAGACATTCTGACCAATATCATTTCGTTCAGGGGCCTGACCATAAAACCAGAGTCCCGAGCCTGTATTGGCGGTAATCACCGGTATCGTCTCACCCGCTAAGGTGACCAGACACAGCTTAGCCTTCAGATACTGCGCTACCTGTGCCTCGGAAAAACCAGATGCTGTTGCTAACTCAGTAGCAGTTAAATATACTAAGCCCTTGTTGCTGACAGGTATCTTCAGAGTATTTCCAGTGACACTGGCCTGCACAGTTGCAAGCTGACGTACGGCCTGATTTCGTGCGGCAAAGCGTCGCAACTGTTTTTTCGAGTAGGCCTTGTTTGCCAGTGAATACCCCTCAGGCCCATCATCTACTAATTGCTTCGCGGGAAGCAAAGTCTGAGCCTGTACAGTGTACGGACCAGAAACAGTGCCCTGAGCATTAGCAGCCACTTCAACAACGCGGTAGGTATAGTTCATACCAGGTGTTGCTGTCTTATCGACATAGCGATAAGTGCCTCCATGAGGCGGCATTAACAGGCCAGGAAGGATCTCTGTATTCACAGTTTGATACTGACCAGTCTGCTCGTTGAGTCGCTCCAGCATAAAACCAATGGTTCCGATTTCACTGGCGGTCTTCCACTCCAGCACAGTTTGATCTTTTCCATTAACGTAAGCCTTAAAGGAGCTCACTATTGCGTAGGTGGGGATAGGCTCTAAATATCCAAAATCCACATCAAGATATTCTGTAGAAACAGAGGGATCAGTTGTCAACTTATACAAGGGATTATTATTAACAGAGTCAAAAGTTGTGCCAGGAGGAACACTCGCCTGTGTATAGATATCCAAGACTCCGTTTTCATCTGTTACCTCTACCGTATAGGTACCTTGAGGTAAATCCGGGAAAAGGTAATTCCCGTCACTGTCCGTAACATCCACGGCAATAATTTTTCCGTCCGAGTCTTTCAGTGCAATGGTGACACCAGGTATTCCATTCTCTCCCTCATCCTGAATTCCATCTCCATCAGCGTCAATCCAGACAAGATCGCCAATGTCAGAAGTGCCAGTCTCTGGGAACTCATAGCCGAAATCGGCTGTCAATATTGTCTGACCCGCTGCAAGAGAAACCATTGTGCTGTTATCCTTTGTCGCATCAGGGTCACCGGTTTGTGTCGTACCACTTGGAGGATCAACAACCACGATTGTATAATCACCCGCACTGAGACCGGTAAAGCTATAGCTCCCATCAGGTGCTGTGGTTGTTGTCTCGCAAGTAGAAGAAGGTGTACAAGTTCCATCCCGCAGTTCAATGGTAATGCCACCAATCCCCGACTCTCCCATATCCTGCACACCATCACCATCGGCATCATTCCAAATACGGTCACCGATGGTGCCGGTGGTGAGTGGGGTCGTTGCGGTAGTATACCAGAAATCCGCATCAAGATGAACAGTACCTGGTTCCGTAATATTTATCGTGGTTTTCCCATCTGCTGTGGTATCTGGATCATAGAGAATATTATATGTATCTGTATAGGTAGGCGGAAATTCTTTAACCACCACTGTATATTCACCCGTTCCGACACCGGTGAACAGATAATGACCGTCAGTATCGGTCACTGCGGTCGGACAGTCCACACCGGCATTGCAATATTTGTTCTGCAATTCCACAACCACGCCGACTACAGGCTCATCCGTCACACCGTCACCATCCGAATCAAGCAGAATAGTGTCGCCAATAGTACTGAGTGCCGCCAGATTAAAGAGATAATCCTCCACCTCACCGTCATAGGCAATACCCTTAAAGGCTATTGTAGGAACAGGAGGTTTTTCTGGAAACAAACGGAACCGAGCATAGCCGGGCGCCTTAAAGTTACCATCTCCATCAAACGCTGTCCCAGGTATATCAAATGGCACACATGACGTAAGCATAGACGTTCCATCATCGTTAGGCAGCACAACCTGCCCACCAATCACCTCGTAGGAAATAATCATCTCTCCAGAACCACTCAGCGACCCGTCTCCATTAAAATCCAGCCAGCCGACTAACCAGCCGTCACCAACCGCCGTCACTTCAACAGCACCACCTGCTGAGCTCCAGGAATCCGTATTAGAGGTACTAGAAAGACAATCTGGATTAACGGGAACGATTCCGTCATCAATGTCAGCATTGGCATCAATAGAAGGCTTACCATCTGCCTCAACAGTCACTGTGGAGCCAAGATACAAATTAGGTGTTACAACATGCCGAGCACCATCAATGTCCAAAGTTGTTTCAAAAGGTAAGGGCAAATCACCAAAATCAAACGAGGCTGTCAGCTCAAAGGCAAAGTCAAGCCCTGCCGTAGTGGTAGAGCTAGGACTGATACTCTGCCAGGTTGAAGTAGTATATCCGTCAGTGTCTGTATACTCTTTCAATGTTGTTGCAGGAGTATCAGCAAGATCTGTTGTTAAACTGAGAAGATCTGCCGGAGCCTCAAGAGAGACCAAATAACTTTCATTACTTTCGCTGACTGAAGGCAGGCCGGTAAATGAATAATCACCGTTGGAATCCGTCACCGTCTGGGTTATCGGAACCAGCTCACCGGCATCAACATTCCCGTCATTATTTGCATCCGTCCATTTGGACACATAGACCGTTGTGCCCGTATATGCAGTTTCCGTACTCGAATCAATACCGTTCGTCGCATTCAAACCTGTACCGCAATACCCGTCTCCTCCGGTTGTTCCTTCGAGGCAGACTGTACCGCTGAGGTCATTGACCGGCGGGAATTTAAATCCCATATCGGCATCATCAATAGGGTCTGAGCCAAGAGTTAGCTCAATACTGCTGTCCAAGGCTCCACTGTCGTGGCCGTTATAAGACGGGGTCAATGTACCGTATTCCGTCGGAAAATCATTAGAATCGACTGTTATGGTATAACTTCCACTGTTCAATACAATCTCATTACCGTTCAGATCCGTTGCTCCCTTGACAAAGTAATAATTGCCGTTCTCATCGGTCTCAACAATATAGGTATTTGTACCATCTGAGAGCGTGACCGTCACATTGGCCAGCGGCAAATCACCTTCTTCCATCGGGCTGCCGTCGCCGTCCATGTCAATAAAAAGCTGGTCGCCGATGAACAGAGGCGGTTCATAACCGAAATCCGCGCCCATGTAGCTGTTGCCGTTGACAGCCACACCATGCTGATTGTCGCAAATATCGCCAGCAGCGGGGCATACATCACCGTCCGCGTCAGGGTCAGCAGTTATCTGAGGATCACCCGGAATTGTGCCAACTTTAACAACATAATTGCCATCTGGCAGGCCGGGGAATAAATAACTGCCATCTGTGCCGGTTGCAGTTGAAGCGTAAGGAGTTGCAGAAACTGGCTCGCCAATGTCCCAGCGGCCATCACCGTCAGTATCCGTGAAGGTGAACAGTTCAACCATCACATTTTCTATTCCCGGCTCATTGCTGCCCTGCGTACCGTCACCATTAACATCCCAATAGACAGAATCACCGATCGCGCCAGTGGGGGTGAAGCCGAAGTCGTTTCCTGTACTTGCCGTGGAGCCGGTAAGGGCTTGTTCAAAATACCGATATGTACCTGCATCCTCTCCGGTTGTCGGTGCATAAATATCACCGCCAAGCCCTTGAGGCAAATTCGTATCTGTTTCACTGACCGCCACCCGGTACGTACCGTTAGGCAGCTCACCGAAGTAATACGACCCCACCGGATCAGCAGTTCCGTCGCCGTCTACATCAACTGTACCGTCCGATGCCGTCTGACTGTCTACGTCAAGCCATGTTATTCCGTTGTCCGGAGTCCACTGCAAGGTCACTGTGACATCGCCAATGCCTGCTTCAGCACTGCTGTTCTTGGTTGTATCGCCATCAAGATC is drawn from Candidatus Electrothrix aestuarii and contains these coding sequences:
- a CDS encoding SdrD B-like domain-containing protein → MNAQSKKYIKKRMPDKSSGAGLTGNFLWRMLVAVFLAMLLPLAAAQAAGNPDGQLRIEIISAYNLVVDSNVTTPATYAPEAATLGAKVCNDGTEVMNEVQVYIGDYTNKDHPGTYPVFDSAGDSRTWLQDTGEYSLTHESGSFASAEDASRAWVGTLQPGECRVEYWVVSYPRCVNVDDGTGTYISQEPPCDTAITGGSTTADDIALSYDIWATGSYGAAGTALEAEDSRDLTLRSEISASANKIWPNGDNKVPEEYKAAIEESLGWDTWTPTGSNPFPGQVFETQGIWYDLGNVVAGFDNNGDGVPDQNAWLQPVGIPDVYDPGCFRLVGTYGLLIVKGTDGGETLIPFKDQMYFENIPDNTGVVGLVFYEYAALNGKCTGTLTPYQEVASGFYNEKFSGDYGTAFQITTQEPLASIAKGVSPETAGLGSELTYTLEVTNPDDYGLDSEGEPLTVTIGDPDSGNPLVIRDTIPPDTNFLLNSAKVVEPDSDIAAADVTILYTYSDGITTWTTTEAPTVQSDADPATFDTADDVVALEWRAEVGLGHDGGGKSMKVEFKAGVPGDYAEDLVTNTGCAAIGSGPCFDEDDAVTLIEGDKTISGTVFLDDGTGSGTAANGVLDGTEPGEGSVTVTLYYDTNGDGELDDGDIQWGDPIETSTGVGTTGDYEFTNLPDAKFIVVVNDSDDDITAGSAPTTDTEIPADLTDPSLLIDTDSDGIPDLLEGIDFGFIPPLEVTKVAVDGVGPYGDGEDIIYQLTLRNQLPATGSNVGGKCVYTLFPSQNVDASTAWTNPDNIYAIDGGYADVDVGSNSDTAGWNEFNMPASVSGTIDDVRIIVYEPQRVGAANDWDDGESMTATITSSAFTDTVTSDVVPLTTIISSSTYEYIGLYEDRPAGWQWSDISTLTVNLTTNKSGNPTDNFRLDAVALQVTSSEPCGSGSSDIISEIRLQDEYNNTELSYQSSSPERDSWTDSGTTTTQVWDNLGPLAPGESKVVTVTMKGINNSTVDTDIVNALNTARVADGDAVMENGRIANSGEATAEVDIIPAIDISGTLFSDTTPGWFGTTGDNSSEDIYLSGQTVELWACTETATGIIQTDMDGSECDTNSLSWAVVATSTTDEDGNYIFEGVTEGYYYVKAPDTSSYGGTITAAPSDASRTPTSGSGVAGDQWWSNPGNSDSLNGVDVATLLKVGGTGTYDDASNIDFGYGGVPGSVSGHIWEDINSSLSADLSGEYLSGITVELIDLGNDCDFGGNGQGADSIAATVVTDADGFYQFTELTDGQCYAINVLTNIPAEGDTGATGALSSGSWTAVYEAANGEVNPPGSDTPDEYIRFTAYNGQFLVDRDFGYEAPNEGRQIDGKVYYDLDGDGTQSANELGVAGLTVYLYQDEDGDGVVDEGTDALYTSVTTNPDGSYSFPNLPSQNFIVVVDDTPITTYQQIEDPDVAPGGGVCVGTQCDSDGKADVTSGNVNNLDFGFQPPQAENSISGLVWTDLDGDTTKNSSAEAGIGDVTVTLQWTPDNGITWLDVDSQTASDGTVDVDGDGTADPVGSYYFGELPNGTYRVAVSETDTNLPQGLGGDIYAPTTGEDAGTYRYFEQALTGSTASTGNDFGFTPTGAIGDSVYWDVNGDGTQGSNEPGIENVMVELFTFTDTDGDGRWDIGEPVSATPYASTATGTDGSYLFPGLPDGNYVVKVGTIPGDPQITADPDADGDVCPAAGDICDNQHGVAVNGNSYMGADFGYEPPLFIGDQLFIDMDGDGSPMEEGDLPLANVTVTLSDGTNTYIVETDENGNYYFVKGATDLNGNEIVLNSGSYTITVDSNDFPTEYGTLTPSYNGHDSGALDSSIELTLGSDPIDDADMGFKFPPVNDLSGTVCLEGTTGGDGYCGTGLNATNGIDSSTETAYTGTTVYVSKWTDANNDGNVDAGELVPITQTVTDSNGDYSFTGLPSVSESNESYLVSLEAPADLLSLTTDLADTPATTLKEYTDTDGYTTSTWQSISPSSTTTAGLDFAFELTASFDFGDLPLPFETTLDIDGARHVVTPNLYLGSTVTVEADGKPSIDANADIDDGIVPVNPDCLSSTSNTDSWSSAGGAVEVTAVGDGWLVGWLDFNGDGSLSGSGEMIISYEVIGGQVVLPNDDGTSMLTSCVPFDIPGTAFDGDGNFKAPGYARFRLFPEKPPVPTIAFKGIAYDGEVEDYLFNLAALSTIGDTILLDSDGDGVTDEPVVGVVVELQNKYCNAGVDCPTAVTDTDGHYLFTGVGTGEYTVVVKEFPPTYTDTYNILYDPDTTADGKTTINITEPGTVHLDADFWYTTATTPLTTGTIGDRIWNDADGDGVQDMGESGIGGITIELRDGTCTPSSTCETTTTAPDGSYSFTGLSAGDYTIVVVDPPSGTTQTGDPDATKDNSTMVSLAAGQTILTADFGYEFPETGTSDIGDLVWIDADGDGIQDEGENGIPGVTIALKDSDGKIIAVDVTDSDGNYLFPDLPQGTYTVEVTDENGVLDIYTQASVPPGTTFDSVNNNPLYKLTTDPSVSTEYLDVDFGYLEPIPTYAIVSSFKAYVNGKDQTVLEWKTASEIGTIGFMLERLNEQTGQYQTVNTEILPGLLMPPHGGTYRYVDKTATPGMNYTYRVVEVAANAQGTVSGPYTVQAQTLLPAKQLVDDGPEGYSLANKAYSKKQLRRFAARNQAVRQLATVQASVTGNTLKIPVSNKGLVYLTATELATASGFSEAQVAQYLKAKLCLVTLAGETIPVITANTGSGLWFYGQAPERNDIGQNVYLLQLGAPGAKVKNTAKRAKTSVNHAQSFVSHKQFEENQYPFQMYINKPVSDFWAWDYLYAPGSKDTFTHTVATPRATGLGKATVTVNLVGIMSGNSDELAPYSVRVLLNGSEIGVAEWSEKGDYRFQAEVDAMELQDGDNEIQLIAQLNSGVSYSFIYIESFEIDYGRSYEAINGELFFNAEQNDSITVSGLTKSNVLVLDITDPNAPKRVRTLPGKDEAGDYTITVLTEPGHSYFLTENLGESVSGTLTVDSSSDLRNTGNQADYLIITSSHLLDSAQRLADYRATQGLTPMVVDIEDIQDEFSASLAAPEVLRDFLAYAYENWTVAPRYVVLIGDGSYDYKNYLGYGYPTVPSLQVRTEDGYFPSDNVFADVVGNDGIPEFALGRIPTVNTVELDNYIDKLITYEQFENSGALTTTLINDRSDRGGDFQASAEKVEALVAGKTAVKRLSVSSSDDISTTHTQIVNALQEGTGIMHYIGHSSMVGLGKTSALLASSELGNIELGAPMLMVSMSCSAASYGYPAMDSLGEAAVLQAGGSAVGFFGASGTSLNNMTDVMAEGFYTSLFEPGNQRLGDAVKQAKKHYGQQGVHLELLNIYNLLGDPATLVPHQN